A single region of the Streptomyces caelestis genome encodes:
- a CDS encoding glycoside hydrolase, producing MAHRTRKRRLLGAIGVTAVATGTILATATLPAAHAEPTAQAAGVTVRPDPSYKQEKFEGWGTSLVWFANATGDYPPAVREKLYKLLFGDEGLALNIARYNIGGGNAPDVKDYLRAGGAVEGWWKAPAGTTREDVDWWDAEDPADWNKNADKTQRWWVDRIKKDITHWETFSNSPPWFMTESGYVSGNFDAGKDQLKPESVEDFAKYLVGATERLEEAHGIKVDTLDPFNEPNTNYWGTKLGPDGEPTGGRQEGAHMGPELQQKVLRALAPVLEKSRSGAEISAMDETNPGTFATNWNSYPQEVRDLVAQMNVHTYGTGQRTTVRDLAKAADKPLWMSEVEGDWGDGQSFTDMRPGLGLAQRIVDDLRELEPRAWVFWQPVEDYDNMKPGGESAKGGNWGEIQLPFSCTSKDTLETCPVYTNTKFDTARNFTHFIKPGDRLIKTDDTSSTAAVSREGDAATVVHVNSATESREVTLDLSKFGRVSSRATVTPVVTSADGKLAKQKAVRVSGKQATVTVPGQSVTSFLVKGVSGVAEDAAELKKGHTYRLTGVQSGKDLSLADNGTGLVIKSANASDPSGQQWRVEQIRGTDNRKRYVFTETATDKRLAVRDGALVAEPDEGRRDKATEWIMSTTGDGTWTLVNAATGQLPDVGGQSTNEGASVGLWQPNSGSNQRWKVTDVTAD from the coding sequence ATGGCACACCGCACCCGCAAGAGAAGGCTCCTCGGGGCCATCGGCGTCACCGCCGTGGCGACCGGAACCATCCTGGCCACCGCCACCCTGCCCGCCGCGCACGCCGAGCCCACCGCTCAGGCGGCCGGGGTGACCGTCCGCCCCGACCCCTCCTACAAGCAGGAGAAGTTCGAGGGCTGGGGCACGAGCCTGGTCTGGTTCGCCAACGCCACCGGCGACTACCCGCCCGCCGTCCGCGAGAAGCTGTACAAGCTCCTCTTCGGCGACGAGGGCCTCGCCCTGAACATCGCCCGCTACAACATCGGCGGTGGCAACGCCCCGGACGTCAAGGACTACCTGCGGGCCGGCGGCGCGGTCGAGGGCTGGTGGAAGGCACCGGCGGGCACCACCCGCGAGGACGTCGACTGGTGGGACGCCGAGGACCCGGCCGACTGGAACAAGAACGCAGACAAGACGCAGCGCTGGTGGGTCGACCGCATCAAGAAGGACATCACCCACTGGGAGACCTTCAGCAACTCCCCGCCCTGGTTCATGACCGAGAGCGGCTACGTCTCCGGCAACTTCGACGCGGGCAAGGACCAGCTGAAGCCGGAGTCCGTCGAGGACTTCGCGAAGTACCTGGTGGGCGCGACCGAGCGGCTGGAGGAGGCGCACGGCATCAAGGTCGACACCCTCGACCCGTTCAACGAGCCGAACACCAACTACTGGGGCACCAAGCTCGGCCCGGACGGCGAGCCGACCGGAGGCCGCCAGGAGGGCGCCCACATGGGCCCCGAGCTCCAGCAGAAGGTGCTCCGCGCGCTCGCCCCGGTCCTGGAGAAGTCCAGGAGCGGCGCGGAGATATCCGCGATGGACGAGACCAACCCCGGCACCTTCGCCACCAACTGGAACTCCTACCCCCAGGAGGTCCGTGACCTGGTCGCCCAGATGAACGTCCACACCTACGGCACCGGCCAGCGCACCACCGTCCGGGACCTGGCCAAGGCCGCCGACAAGCCGCTGTGGATGAGCGAGGTCGAGGGCGACTGGGGCGACGGCCAGAGCTTCACGGACATGCGGCCCGGCCTGGGTCTGGCCCAGCGCATCGTCGACGACCTGCGCGAACTGGAGCCCCGCGCCTGGGTGTTCTGGCAGCCCGTCGAGGACTACGACAACATGAAGCCGGGCGGCGAGTCCGCGAAGGGCGGCAACTGGGGCGAGATCCAGCTCCCCTTCAGCTGCACCTCCAAGGACACCCTGGAAACCTGCCCGGTCTACACGAACACCAAGTTCGACACGGCCCGCAACTTCACGCACTTCATCAAGCCCGGCGACCGGCTGATCAAGACGGACGACACGTCCAGCACCGCGGCCGTCTCCCGCGAGGGCGACGCGGCGACGGTCGTCCACGTCAACAGCGCCACCGAGTCCCGTGAGGTCACCCTCGACCTGTCGAAGTTCGGCCGGGTCTCCTCCCGCGCGACCGTCACCCCCGTGGTGACCAGCGCCGACGGCAAGCTGGCCAAGCAGAAGGCGGTCCGGGTCTCCGGCAAGCAGGCCACGGTCACCGTGCCCGGCCAGTCGGTGACGTCCTTCCTCGTCAAGGGTGTCTCGGGCGTCGCCGAGGACGCGGCCGAGCTGAAGAAGGGCCACACCTACCGGCTGACCGGCGTCCAGAGCGGCAAGGACCTCAGCCTCGCCGACAACGGCACGGGCCTGGTCATCAAGAGCGCCAACGCCTCCGACCCCAGCGGTCAGCAGTGGCGGGTGGAGCAGATCCGCGGCACGGACAACCGCAAGCGCTACGTCTTCACCGAGACCGCCACGGACAAGCGCCTGGCCGTCCGCGACGGCGCCCTGGTCGCCGAGCCCGACGAGGGCCGCCGCGACAAGGCCACCGAGTGGATCATGTCCACGACCGGCGACGGCACCTGGACCCTCGTCAACGCCGCCACCGGTCAACTCCCGGACGTCGGCGGCCAGTCCACGAACGAAGGCGCCTCGGTCGGCCTCTGGCAGCCGAACTCCGGCTCCAACCAGCGCTGGAAGGTGACGGACGTGACGGCTGACTAG
- a CDS encoding LacI family DNA-binding transcriptional regulator, producing MADVARLAGVSSQTVSRVSNGFPGVTEDTRRQVLAAMRELGYRPNSAARALKRGEFRTLGVITFSLSTMGNIRTLEAIATSAAQHGYAVTLLPVAVPTQDEVNGAFSRLGELAVDAVIVIMEIHLLDAATVSLPPGVQVVVADSDAGDRYTVVDTDQAGGARDAVRHLLDLGHDTVWHLAGPEGSFAAQRRANAWRDTLTAAGRVPPPLVRGDWSAESGYRAGLRLADEPDCTAVFTANDQMALGLLRALHERGLRVPGDISVVGFDDIPESASFLPPLTTIHQDFAEVGRLCVEGVLNKMRQDGEEHGTTLVPTRLVRRESTGAPGTRA from the coding sequence ATGGCCGACGTCGCCCGGCTCGCCGGTGTCTCCTCCCAGACGGTCTCCCGCGTCTCCAACGGCTTCCCGGGCGTCACGGAGGACACCCGCCGGCAGGTCCTCGCCGCGATGCGCGAGCTGGGCTACCGGCCCAACAGCGCGGCCCGGGCGCTCAAGCGCGGCGAGTTCCGCACCCTCGGCGTGATCACCTTCTCCCTCTCCACCATGGGCAACATCCGCACCCTGGAGGCCATCGCCACCTCCGCGGCCCAGCACGGCTACGCCGTCACCCTGCTGCCCGTCGCCGTCCCCACCCAGGACGAGGTGAACGGCGCCTTCTCCCGCCTGGGCGAACTCGCCGTGGACGCCGTCATCGTCATCATGGAGATCCATCTGCTGGACGCGGCGACGGTCTCGCTCCCGCCGGGTGTGCAGGTCGTCGTGGCCGACTCGGACGCCGGCGACCGCTACACCGTGGTCGACACCGACCAGGCGGGCGGCGCCCGGGACGCCGTACGGCACCTCCTGGACCTCGGCCACGACACGGTGTGGCACCTGGCCGGCCCGGAGGGCTCCTTCGCCGCCCAGCGCCGCGCCAACGCCTGGCGCGACACGCTCACCGCGGCCGGCCGCGTCCCGCCGCCCCTGGTCCGAGGTGACTGGTCGGCCGAGTCCGGCTACCGGGCCGGACTACGGCTGGCCGACGAGCCGGACTGCACGGCGGTGTTCACGGCCAACGACCAGATGGCCCTGGGCCTGCTCCGCGCCCTGCACGAACGCGGCCTGCGCGTCCCCGGCGACATCAGCGTCGTCGGCTTCGACGACATCCCCGAGTCCGCGTCCTTCCTCCCGCCCCTCACCACCATCCACCAGGACTTCGCCGAGGTGGGGCGGCTGTGCGTGGAGGGCGTCCTGAACAAGATGCGGCAGGACGGGGAGGAGCACGGGACGACGCTGGTGCCTACGCGGTTGGTGCGGCGGGAGAGTACGGGGGCGCCGGGCACTCGGGCGTGA
- a CDS encoding LLM class flavin-dependent oxidoreductase, with product MRFSINIPNFGDFADPRTVAKVAVAAEEAGWDGLFVWDHVVHRKHEGRPFGDPWMLLTAAALATSRIRLGTLVTPVARRRPQQLARQVATLDAVSGGRVTFGAGLGGPIEDEYASFGDTTDTRVLAERLDEGLELLRRYWSGEPVHHDGRHYRVRDVTLLPATVQRPRPPVWVAGFWPNRPPMRRAARWDGVVPLFTDARHGHVPPVDQVRDLVAYVRKQREDGPSDAPFDIVLGGATPGGDAAGTRAVIGPLAEAGATWWDERQIQTSEAIDRLAPVLRRIEQGPPHL from the coding sequence ATGCGCTTCTCGATCAACATCCCGAACTTCGGTGACTTCGCCGATCCCAGGACTGTGGCGAAGGTGGCCGTGGCGGCGGAAGAGGCGGGGTGGGACGGGCTGTTCGTCTGGGACCACGTGGTGCATCGCAAGCACGAGGGCAGGCCGTTCGGGGATCCCTGGATGCTGTTGACCGCCGCCGCGCTGGCGACGTCCCGGATCAGGCTCGGCACACTGGTCACCCCGGTCGCCCGCCGGCGTCCGCAGCAGCTCGCCCGTCAGGTGGCGACCCTGGACGCCGTGAGTGGGGGTCGGGTCACGTTCGGCGCGGGACTGGGCGGCCCCATCGAGGACGAGTACGCCAGTTTTGGCGACACCACGGACACCAGGGTGCTGGCCGAGCGGCTGGACGAGGGCCTGGAGCTGCTCCGACGTTACTGGTCGGGCGAGCCGGTGCACCACGACGGACGGCACTACCGGGTCCGGGACGTGACACTGCTGCCGGCCACGGTGCAACGTCCTCGGCCGCCGGTCTGGGTCGCCGGCTTCTGGCCGAACCGCCCGCCCATGCGCCGGGCCGCCCGCTGGGACGGTGTGGTCCCCCTCTTCACCGATGCCAGGCACGGTCACGTGCCACCCGTCGACCAGGTCCGTGACCTCGTCGCCTACGTCCGTAAGCAGCGCGAGGACGGCCCGTCCGACGCTCCCTTCGACATCGTCCTCGGCGGTGCCACGCCGGGCGGCGACGCGGCCGGGACCCGTGCTGTGATCGGGCCGTTGGCCGAGGCGGGAGCCACCTGGTGGGACGAGCGGCAGATCCAGACCAGCGAGGCGATCGACCGGCTCGCACCGGTGCTGCGCCGGATCGAGCAGGGCCCGCCGCACTTGTAA
- a CDS encoding DEAD/DEAH box helicase, whose product MDRTARKNNGSPHSRKAGGRSTSARTAGASRGGHQRRTAPGGEFAPPATITPALPAVEDFAGLGLPDRLLAALRAEGMTVPFPIQAATLPNSLAGRDVLGRGRTGSGKTLAFGLAVLARIDGQRAEPRQPVALVLVPTRELAQQVTDALTPYAQALRLRLTTVVGGMSIGRQASALRAGAEVVVATPGRLKDLIDRGDCRLDRVTVTVLDEADQMTDMGFMPQVTALLDQVRPGGQRLLFSATLDRNVDRLVRTYLHDPVVHSVDPSAGAVTTMEHHLLHVDDADKHATTTEIAARDGRVIMFLDTKHAADRLAKKLLAVGVRASALHGGKSQSQRTRTLARFKEGEVTVLVATNVAARGIHVDNLDLVVNVDPPADHKDYLHRGGRTARAGESGTVVTLVLPHQRRETARLMADAGITPQVTRVRSGEAELTRITGAQAPSGVPVVLTPPPSESGPARTGSAPRARRGRPSRGRRR is encoded by the coding sequence TTGGATCGCACCGCTCGCAAGAACAACGGCTCGCCCCACTCGCGCAAGGCCGGGGGCCGGAGCACCTCCGCCCGTACGGCCGGCGCGAGCCGCGGTGGCCACCAGCGCCGTACCGCGCCCGGCGGGGAGTTCGCGCCGCCGGCCACCATCACCCCGGCACTGCCCGCCGTCGAGGACTTCGCCGGTCTGGGCCTGCCCGACCGGCTGCTGGCCGCGCTGCGCGCCGAGGGCATGACCGTGCCCTTCCCGATCCAGGCGGCGACGCTGCCGAACTCCCTGGCCGGCCGGGACGTGCTGGGCCGCGGGCGCACGGGGTCGGGCAAGACGCTCGCCTTCGGTCTCGCCGTGCTGGCCCGCATCGACGGGCAGCGGGCCGAGCCCCGGCAGCCGGTGGCCCTCGTCCTCGTCCCCACCCGGGAGTTGGCCCAGCAGGTCACCGACGCGCTCACCCCCTACGCGCAGGCCCTGCGCCTGCGGCTCACCACGGTGGTCGGCGGTATGTCGATCGGCCGCCAGGCGAGCGCGCTGCGCGCCGGCGCCGAGGTCGTCGTCGCGACGCCCGGCCGGCTCAAGGACCTCATCGACCGCGGCGACTGCCGGCTGGACCGCGTCACCGTCACCGTCCTCGACGAGGCCGACCAGATGACGGACATGGGCTTCATGCCGCAGGTGACCGCCCTGCTCGACCAGGTGCGCCCCGGCGGCCAGCGGCTGCTGTTCTCGGCCACGCTGGACCGCAACGTCGACCGTCTGGTCCGCACCTACCTCCACGACCCCGTGGTCCACTCCGTCGATCCGTCGGCCGGCGCGGTCACGACGATGGAGCACCACCTGCTGCACGTGGACGACGCCGACAAGCACGCCACCACGACGGAGATCGCCGCCCGCGACGGCCGCGTGATCATGTTCCTGGACACCAAGCACGCCGCCGACCGGCTGGCCAAGAAGCTGCTGGCCGTCGGCGTGCGCGCCTCGGCCCTGCACGGCGGGAAGTCCCAGTCCCAGCGCACCCGCACCCTGGCCCGGTTCAAGGAGGGCGAGGTCACGGTCCTGGTGGCCACCAACGTCGCCGCCCGCGGCATCCACGTCGACAACCTCGACCTCGTCGTCAACGTGGACCCGCCCGCCGACCACAAGGACTATCTGCACCGCGGCGGCCGGACCGCCCGGGCCGGCGAGTCGGGCACCGTCGTCACGCTGGTCCTGCCCCACCAGCGCCGTGAGACGGCCCGCCTGATGGCCGACGCCGGGATCACCCCGCAGGTCACCCGGGTCCGCTCGGGCGAGGCCGAACTGACCCGCATCACCGGCGCCCAGGCGCCCTCGGGCGTGCCCGTCGTCCTCACCCCGCCGCCCTCCGAGAGCGGCCCCGCGCGCACGGGTTCCGCCCCGCGCGCACGGCGCGGCAGGCCCTCCCGGGGCCGCCGCCGCTGA
- a CDS encoding cold-shock protein, whose amino-acid sequence MASGTVKWFNAEKGFGFIEQEGGGPDVFAHYSNIATSGFRELQEGQKVTFDVTQGQKGPQAENIVPA is encoded by the coding sequence ATGGCATCTGGCACTGTGAAGTGGTTCAACGCGGAAAAGGGCTTCGGCTTCATCGAGCAGGAGGGCGGCGGTCCCGACGTGTTCGCCCACTACTCGAACATCGCCACCTCCGGCTTCCGCGAGCTTCAGGAAGGCCAGAAGGTTACCTTCGACGTCACGCAGGGCCAGAAGGGCCCGCAGGCCGAGAACATCGTGCCCGCCTGA
- a CDS encoding MMPL family transporter has protein sequence MATFLYRVGRLAFRRRWYVALVWAAVLAAVGLGALRAPGAADEGFSMPGIESQKAFDLMEQRFPGATADGATARVVFIAPGGERVTAPENKQAIEKAVTGLGDGTQVASAVDPFQAKTISKDGSTAFATVTYKVEGNDLTDASRTHLERAIEGARDSGLTVEAGGSALADNAGPGGTAEVIGVSIAAVVLLITFGSLAAAGLPLLTAVIGVGVSMATILALSQALGLSTTTGTLAMMLGLAVGIDYALFVVSRYREERAKGRAPREAAGLAAGTAGSAVVFAGLTVVIALAGLAVVGIPMLTKMGLAAAGAVVVAVLIALTLVPAFLGFWPNAVLTRRARKSGRIEESGDTNGGTRWARFVLRRPIPVLLLGVVGLGALALPAAGLQLGMPGDEAKPVSTTERRAYDALAEGFGPGFNGPLTVVVDGRGAADPKGAADEIAEEIGATKGVVSVSPARFNDAGDTAVFSVVPSTAPTDEKTKNLVTTIRGERPGIESGTGASFEVTGSTAMNIDIAEKVQAALVPYLTVVVGLAIVLLLVVFRSLLVPLKAALGFLLSVLASFGAVVVVFQQGHGAELFGVEQTGPIMSLMPIFQVGIVFGLAMDYEVFLVSRMREAYVHGESPAQAVTSGFRHSARVVVAAALIMVAVFAGFIGENDSMIKMIGFGLASAVLFDAFVVRMAIVPAVLALLGDKAWWLPKWLDRALPRVDVEGEALSRRPGTEPAPGTAPDLEPART, from the coding sequence GTGGCAACTTTCCTGTATCGAGTGGGCCGACTGGCCTTCCGGCGACGTTGGTACGTCGCCCTGGTCTGGGCGGCCGTCCTGGCCGCCGTCGGGCTCGGCGCCCTCAGGGCGCCGGGGGCCGCCGACGAGGGGTTCTCGATGCCCGGCATCGAGTCCCAGAAGGCGTTCGACCTGATGGAACAGCGCTTCCCCGGGGCCACGGCGGACGGGGCGACCGCCCGGGTCGTGTTCATCGCGCCCGGCGGCGAGAGGGTGACCGCCCCCGAGAACAAGCAGGCCATCGAGAAGGCCGTGACCGGCCTGGGCGACGGCACGCAGGTCGCGAGCGCCGTCGACCCGTTCCAGGCGAAGACGATCAGCAAGGACGGCTCGACCGCCTTCGCGACCGTCACCTACAAGGTCGAGGGGAACGACCTCACCGACGCCAGCCGGACCCATCTGGAGCGCGCCATCGAGGGGGCCCGGGACTCCGGGCTGACCGTCGAGGCGGGCGGCAGCGCGCTGGCCGACAACGCCGGGCCGGGCGGCACGGCGGAGGTGATCGGCGTCTCGATCGCCGCCGTCGTCCTGCTCATCACCTTCGGCTCCCTGGCCGCCGCCGGGCTCCCCCTGCTGACCGCCGTCATCGGCGTCGGCGTCAGCATGGCCACGATCCTCGCCCTGTCCCAGGCCCTCGGCCTGTCCACCACCACCGGCACCCTGGCGATGATGCTGGGTCTCGCCGTCGGCATCGACTACGCCCTGTTCGTGGTGTCCCGCTACCGGGAGGAGCGCGCCAAGGGCCGTGCGCCGCGGGAGGCGGCCGGACTCGCCGCCGGCACGGCCGGGTCCGCGGTCGTGTTCGCCGGGCTCACCGTCGTCATCGCGCTGGCCGGGCTCGCCGTGGTCGGCATCCCGATGCTCACCAAGATGGGCCTGGCCGCCGCCGGCGCGGTCGTCGTCGCCGTGCTGATCGCGCTGACGCTCGTCCCGGCCTTCCTCGGCTTCTGGCCGAACGCCGTGCTCACCCGGCGGGCCCGCAAGAGCGGCCGGATCGAGGAGAGCGGCGACACCAACGGCGGCACCCGCTGGGCCCGGTTCGTGCTGCGCCGCCCCATCCCCGTCCTGCTCCTCGGCGTCGTCGGCCTCGGCGCCCTCGCCCTGCCCGCGGCCGGCCTCCAGCTGGGCATGCCCGGGGACGAGGCCAAGCCGGTCTCCACCACCGAACGCCGCGCCTACGACGCGCTCGCCGAGGGCTTCGGGCCGGGCTTCAACGGGCCGCTGACCGTCGTCGTGGACGGCAGGGGTGCCGCCGACCCCAAGGGTGCGGCGGACGAGATCGCCGAGGAGATCGGCGCCACCAAGGGCGTCGTGTCCGTCTCCCCGGCCCGCTTCAACGACGCCGGTGACACCGCCGTCTTCTCCGTCGTGCCGTCCACCGCGCCGACCGACGAGAAGACCAAGAACCTGGTGACGACCATCCGGGGCGAGCGGCCCGGCATCGAGTCCGGCACCGGCGCGAGCTTCGAGGTCACCGGCAGCACCGCGATGAACATCGACATCGCGGAGAAGGTGCAGGCCGCGCTGGTCCCGTATCTGACCGTGGTCGTCGGCCTGGCGATCGTGCTGCTGCTGGTGGTTTTCCGGTCCCTGCTCGTCCCGCTCAAGGCGGCCCTCGGCTTCCTGCTGTCGGTGCTGGCCTCCTTCGGCGCGGTCGTCGTGGTGTTCCAGCAGGGCCACGGCGCCGAACTCTTCGGCGTGGAGCAGACCGGCCCGATCATGAGCCTGATGCCGATCTTCCAGGTCGGCATCGTCTTCGGCCTCGCGATGGACTACGAGGTGTTCCTCGTCTCGCGGATGCGGGAGGCGTACGTCCACGGAGAGTCACCCGCGCAGGCGGTCACGTCCGGCTTCCGGCACAGCGCCCGGGTGGTCGTGGCGGCGGCTCTGATCATGGTCGCGGTCTTCGCCGGGTTCATCGGCGAGAACGACTCCATGATCAAGATGATCGGCTTCGGGCTCGCCTCCGCCGTCCTGTTCGACGCCTTCGTCGTCCGCATGGCGATCGTGCCGGCCGTCCTCGCCCTGCTCGGCGACAAGGCCTGGTGGCTGCCGAAGTGGCTGGACCGGGCGCTGCCCCGCGTCGACGTGGAGGGCGAGGCCCTCAGCCGCCGGCCCGGGACCGAGCCGGCCCCGGGCACGGCGCCCGACCTGGAACCGGCGCGCACCTGA
- a CDS encoding sensor histidine kinase, whose product MSITLERRYADRLEEFSARHPFLVDLAMVLALMGCSALGGSLTLPGAEPPDQDKTATVLTGVACLVLLKHRTHPRTVVVVAGGCTVAAVTLGYLVTPLLLAPVMAALYWLAALTDRKSTRRYGLTTLVAVTLAAVFSDSMNHVSLLLRTIGPVFWLMLPLAAGKMTQLRRAYLQSVQARAEHAERTREEEARLRVTEERMRIARELHDVVAHHMALANAQAGTAAHLALTSPEQTQKILTDLTGTTSSALRELKAALGLLRHNDQHDAGPGSTELEPAPGLARLPELVAACESAGLEVTVTTEGEPQPLSPGVDLTAFRIVQEALTNVTKHATAEAAHVRLAYTGSRLLITVTDDGTGKPETEAPQGRGFGVMGMRERAHSIGGHLCAGPRPQGGFEVSTALPLQPSPLPAEGTTP is encoded by the coding sequence ATGAGTATCACCCTGGAGCGGCGCTACGCGGATCGCCTGGAGGAGTTCTCGGCACGCCACCCGTTCCTCGTCGATCTGGCGATGGTCCTGGCGCTGATGGGCTGCTCGGCCCTCGGCGGTTCGCTCACCCTGCCCGGCGCCGAACCGCCGGACCAGGACAAGACCGCCACCGTCCTCACGGGGGTCGCCTGTCTCGTCCTGCTCAAGCACCGCACCCACCCGCGCACCGTCGTCGTCGTGGCCGGGGGCTGCACGGTGGCCGCGGTCACGCTGGGCTACCTGGTCACGCCGCTGCTGCTGGCCCCGGTCATGGCGGCGCTGTACTGGCTGGCCGCGCTCACCGACCGGAAGTCCACCCGCCGCTACGGCCTCACCACCCTGGTCGCGGTGACGCTCGCGGCCGTGTTCTCCGACTCCATGAACCACGTCTCGCTGCTGCTCAGGACGATCGGCCCGGTCTTCTGGCTGATGCTGCCCCTGGCCGCCGGCAAGATGACCCAGCTGCGGCGCGCCTACCTCCAGTCCGTGCAGGCCCGGGCCGAACACGCCGAGCGCACCCGGGAGGAGGAGGCCCGGCTGCGCGTCACCGAGGAACGGATGCGCATCGCCCGGGAACTCCACGACGTCGTCGCCCACCACATGGCCCTGGCCAACGCCCAGGCCGGCACGGCCGCGCACCTCGCCCTCACCAGCCCCGAGCAGACCCAGAAGATCCTCACGGACCTGACCGGCACCACGTCCTCCGCGCTCCGGGAGCTGAAGGCCGCCCTGGGCCTGCTGCGCCACAACGACCAGCACGACGCCGGCCCCGGCTCCACGGAGCTGGAACCGGCCCCCGGCCTCGCCCGCCTGCCCGAGCTGGTCGCGGCGTGTGAGTCGGCCGGCCTGGAGGTCACCGTCACGACGGAGGGCGAGCCGCAGCCGCTGTCACCCGGCGTCGACCTGACCGCCTTCCGGATCGTGCAGGAGGCGCTCACCAACGTCACCAAGCACGCCACCGCCGAGGCCGCCCACGTACGCCTCGCCTACACCGGCTCCCGCCTGCTGATCACGGTCACCGACGACGGCACCGGCAAACCGGAGACCGAGGCACCCCAGGGCCGCGGCTTCGGCGTCATGGGCATGCGCGAACGCGCCCACTCCATCGGCGGCCACCTGTGCGCGGGCCCCCGCCCGCAGGGCGGCTTCGAGGTCAGCACCGCGCTCCCGCTGCAACCGTCCCCCCTCCCCGCCGAAGGAACCACGCCATGA
- a CDS encoding response regulator transcription factor — MTIRVLLADDQALLRATFRILIDSCADMEVVAEASDGAEAVELTRVHHPDIVLMDIRMPGTDGLTATATLCADPELSATRVLILTTFETEDYVAQALRAGASGFLGKDVTADTLLAGLRTVASGEALLSPGATRSLITRFLLSPVPDTHLAPPERLADLTVREREVMALAAEGRSNTEIAEDLTLSPLTVRTHIHRAMTKLNARDRAQLVVIAYQTGLVRAVPPTA; from the coding sequence ATGACCATCAGGGTGCTGCTCGCCGACGACCAGGCCCTGCTGCGGGCCACCTTCCGGATCCTCATCGACTCCTGCGCGGACATGGAGGTGGTCGCCGAGGCCTCCGACGGCGCGGAGGCGGTGGAGCTGACCCGCGTCCACCACCCGGACATCGTCCTCATGGACATCCGCATGCCCGGCACCGACGGCCTCACCGCCACCGCCACGCTCTGCGCCGACCCGGAGCTGTCCGCCACCCGCGTCCTCATCCTGACCACGTTCGAGACCGAGGACTACGTCGCCCAGGCGCTGCGCGCCGGTGCCAGCGGCTTCCTCGGCAAGGACGTCACCGCCGACACCCTGCTGGCCGGCCTGCGCACGGTCGCCTCCGGCGAGGCCCTCCTCTCACCCGGCGCCACCCGCTCCCTCATCACCCGCTTCCTCCTCTCACCCGTCCCCGACACCCACCTGGCACCCCCGGAACGCCTCGCCGACCTCACGGTCCGCGAACGCGAGGTGATGGCCCTGGCCGCGGAGGGCAGGTCCAACACCGAGATCGCCGAGGACCTCACCCTCAGCCCGCTGACCGTACGCACCCACATCCACCGGGCCATGACCAAGCTGAACGCCCGCGACCGTGCGCAACTGGTCGTCATCGCCTACCAGACGGGCCTCGTACGGGCGGTGCCGCCGACGGCGTGA
- a CDS encoding serine hydrolase domain-containing protein, with translation MTRTTSLLAAALLVGVVAGPSVLPAAAATPPDRATAHTATQHENPALAAAIAGLPSAEATAALVRVGGDEGVWRGSSGVHDLRTGRPADPGARFRAGSVTKVFTAAVALQLAAEGGLDLDRSARSYLPELIPASYEDVTVRQLLDHTHGIPAPDFPGTLEEAYADRFRIYDPRDMVRSATSKKPEFAPGERQHYLNIGYTIAGLLIERVTGDAYERQVARRILHPLGLRDTYLPGKNPRIVGRHNHGYQTMRLDDGTTGLRDVSVWGTTDGWAAGDIVSTTADLERFTSALFQGRVVRGPLLEEMFTLPEVADFRTGKPAAYSIGLSMKVLGGREVWGKTGGRWGYNAAIASTRDGSRTLVYSVNSTDAKGQDMNKVAEHLMVAVYGRP, from the coding sequence ATGACCCGTACCACTTCCCTGCTGGCCGCCGCGCTCCTCGTGGGCGTCGTGGCGGGGCCGTCCGTCCTCCCGGCCGCCGCAGCCACGCCTCCCGACCGGGCCACGGCCCACACAGCCACCCAGCACGAGAACCCCGCGCTCGCCGCCGCCATCGCCGGCCTGCCCAGCGCCGAGGCGACCGCCGCCCTCGTGCGCGTCGGGGGCGACGAGGGTGTCTGGCGGGGCAGTTCGGGCGTGCACGATCTGCGGACCGGCCGGCCGGCCGATCCGGGCGCCCGCTTCCGCGCCGGTTCCGTGACCAAGGTCTTCACCGCGGCCGTCGCCCTGCAACTGGCCGCCGAGGGCGGACTGGACCTGGACCGCAGTGCCCGCTCGTACCTGCCCGAGCTGATCCCGGCGTCGTACGAGGACGTCACCGTCCGGCAGCTCCTCGACCACACGCACGGCATCCCGGCCCCCGACTTCCCCGGCACGCTCGAGGAGGCGTACGCCGACCGCTTCCGGATTTACGACCCCCGGGACATGGTCCGCTCGGCGACGTCGAAGAAGCCCGAGTTCGCGCCGGGCGAGCGGCAGCACTACCTCAACATCGGGTACACGATCGCCGGTCTGCTGATCGAGCGCGTCACCGGTGACGCGTACGAGCGTCAGGTCGCCCGGCGGATCCTGCACCCGCTCGGGCTGCGCGACACCTACCTCCCGGGGAAGAACCCGCGCATCGTCGGCCGGCACAACCACGGCTACCAGACCATGCGGCTGGACGACGGCACGACCGGGCTGCGCGATGTGTCCGTGTGGGGGACGACGGACGGCTGGGCGGCCGGGGACATCGTCTCGACCACGGCGGATCTCGAACGGTTCACCAGCGCCCTGTTCCAGGGCCGGGTCGTGCGCGGACCGCTCCTGGAGGAGATGTTCACGCTGCCGGAGGTGGCCGACTTCAGGACCGGGAAACCGGCCGCGTACTCCATCGGCCTGTCGATGAAGGTGCTGGGCGGCCGCGAGGTGTGGGGCAAGACGGGCGGGCGCTGGGGCTACAACGCGGCCATCGCCTCCACCCGCGACGGCTCGCGCACCCTCGTGTACAGCGTCAACTCCACGGACGCCAAGGGCCAGGACATGAACAAGGTGGCGGAACACCTCATGGTGGCGGTCTACGGGCGGCCGTAG